Genomic DNA from Hymenobacter jejuensis:
TGCATACCCTCAAGAGCCATACCGATACCCTGGCCCAGAACGTGTTTTCGCTGGAAGGTCGGTTGGCGCTGATTACCGGCGGCGGGAGCGGCATTGGGCTGGAAATTGCCCGCTGCATGGCGCAGGCCGGCGCCCGCGTCATCATCACGGGCCGCCGCGAAGCCGTGCTGCAGGAAGCCGTAGCCGGGCTGGGCGAGTCGGTCGATTACGTGGTGAACGACATCACTGACTTGGCCTCCACCGATGACTTGGTGGAGCAGATCGAGCTGGCTCACGGCCCGCTGGACATCGTGGTGAACAACGCCGGCATCAACATGAAGAAGCCCGCCTTGGAGGTCACCGACGAAGAGTTTAACCGCATCATTCACACCAACCTCAACTCGGTGTTTTCGCTGACGCGGGCCTGCGCCAAGCGCATGGTTAAGCGCCAGCACGGCGTGATCTTGATGATCTCGTCGATGGCGGCCTACTACGGCATCGACCGCGTGGTGGCCTACGCCGCCTCGAAGTCGGCGGTGGAAGGCATGGTTAAGGTGCTGGCCTCGGAGTTTTCGGCCGACGGTGTGCGGGTGAATGCCATTGCACCCGGCTTCATCGAAACCGAGATGAGCCGTACGGCCATGAACAACGACCCCGAACGCCGCGACCGGGCCATGCGCCGCACGCCCATGGGCAAGTTCGGCCAGCCCGAAGACATCGGCCACGCCGCGGTATTTCTTGCTTCCGACGCTGCCCGCTACATCACGGGCGCTTCGCTGCCGGTCGACGGCGGCAACTCAATTGGTTTTTAAGTATTAACACACCCAAATCCCCCACCAATTATCATGAAAATACCTTTATGTGCTGCCATGCTGCGCCTAGGGCGACCAATGGCTCAAGGCGCAGTCGTTCTCTCGCTGCTTGGCCTCACGCCAAGCATTGTGCTCGCCCAAACGGGGCGCACCGTAACAGGCACCGTTACCGCTGATAATGGCGAAGGCCTGCCCGGCGTAACCGTAGTAATCAAAGGCACTACCGTTGGCACCGGCACCGACGCCAACGGTAAGTTCAGCCTGAGCGTGCCCAGCGACAATACCGTTCTGGTTATCAGCTCGATTGGCTACGCGCGGCAGGAAGTGACCGTGGGCAACCGCGCGACGCTCAACGTGAAGCTGGCCACCGAAACCACCGCCCTCAACGAGGTGCAGGTAGTAGGTTACGGTGTCCAGAAGAAAAGCCAGGTAACGGGCGCTATTTCGTCCGTGACCGAAGAGCAGCTGCGCGACGTGCCGGTGGCCAACGTAGGCCAGGCACTGCAAGGCCGTGCGCCGGGCGTTACCATCTCCAGCACCAGCACAACACCCGGTCAGAGCCCGGTTATCCGTATCCGGGGCAACCGCTCCATCTCGGGCAGCAACGATCCGTTGCTGGTCGTTGACGGCATCCCGTTCGACGGCAGCCTCAACGACCTGAATCCCGACGACATCACCTCGCTGGAAGTGCTGAAAGACGCTTCTTCGACGGCCATCTACGGTGCTCGGGGCGCCAACGGCGTTATCCTGATTACCACGCGCCGTGGTAAGTCGGGTGCTCCGCGGGCTACCTACAGCGGCTACTACGGCTCGAAAAACCCTTATGGGTACTACGACTTGCAGAACGGGCAGGAGTACTACAACTACCGCCTCGAAGCCTATCGTGCCCAGAACCCAAACTACGACCCAAACACGGCTAGCACGTTCCTGACGAATGACGAACGGGCCAACTACGCCGCTGGTAAAACGACCGACTACCAGAAGCTGCTGTTCCAGAACGGCCACATCCAAAACCACGTCTTGGGCGTGTCGGGTGGTACGGACCAAACGCAGTATTCGACTTCGCTGGGCTTCTACGATGAAACGGGTATTATCCCCGTGCAGCGTTTTCAGCGCTATTCGCTGCGGGGTACGCTCGACCAGCAAATTGGCAAACGGGTAAAAGTTGGGGTGAATACGTTGAACACGTACAACACCTCGAGTGACGCGAACATCAACATCCTGAACCAGATTCTGACCACGAGCCCGCTCGCTTCGGCCTACGACCCCAACGGCCTGCCTGTGCTCTATCCGAACAACGACACTGCTGGTTCTAACCCGCTGACCTTGTACACGACCGATGCGCACAAAGACCAGAACCGCCGGGTACGCACTTTCAACAGCCTGTACGGGCAGGTAAACATCCTGAAAGGGCTGGATTATCGCTTGAACCTAGGCCTGGATGTACGCTCCGAGAACAACGGCACCTTCTTCGCTTCGATCACGCCCCAGAACGGCGGCGGCCAGAGCACGGCTTCGCGTTCGGCTAGCTTCGCGTTCAACCTGCTGACCGAAAACATCCTGACTTACAACCGGAGCTTCGGGAAGCACGATTT
This window encodes:
- a CDS encoding SDR family NAD(P)-dependent oxidoreductase; its protein translation is MKHLHTLKSHTDTLAQNVFSLEGRLALITGGGSGIGLEIARCMAQAGARVIITGRREAVLQEAVAGLGESVDYVVNDITDLASTDDLVEQIELAHGPLDIVVNNAGINMKKPALEVTDEEFNRIIHTNLNSVFSLTRACAKRMVKRQHGVILMISSMAAYYGIDRVVAYAASKSAVEGMVKVLASEFSADGVRVNAIAPGFIETEMSRTAMNNDPERRDRAMRRTPMGKFGQPEDIGHAAVFLASDAARYITGASLPVDGGNSIGF